A single region of the Brachypodium distachyon strain Bd21 chromosome 3, Brachypodium_distachyon_v3.0, whole genome shotgun sequence genome encodes:
- the LOC112271422 gene encoding uncharacterized protein LOC112271422, with amino-acid sequence MLGDAQSSKSSLKATTNREEFVFGEFRNLSDQIQAVRFDPDDEKARVNAAIQAHQAHDPSPFWLDQSRSYDLMLLIERIKQVKRYFTSCHDMLASTHRALWPREKVPPKLGSLMVKFHGKEKMKELVRLQLVRGAQIALAFVRVNGPELDFWRVATLPATLTQGIKSFLEAGQAAALQMIHSGKQPRRIPYLLVDSHVVLLFCKEYSTGCTVSAPGGAPPESGDDCLQW; translated from the exons ATGCTGGGTGACGCTCAAAGTAGCAAGTCTAGCCTGAAAGCTACAACCAACCGGGAGGAGTTTGTCTTTGGAGAGTTTCGTAACCTGAGCGATCAAATCCAAG CTGTTCGCTTTGACCCTGATGATGAAAAGGCCAGAGTGAATGCTGCAATTCAAGCTCACCAAGCTCATGACCCATCACCCTTTTGGCTGGATCAGTCAAGGAGCTACGACTTGATGCTGTTGATCGAGCGGATCAAACAGGTCAAAAGGTACTTCACCTCCTGTCATGACATGCTAGCTTCGACTCATCGGGCCTTATGGCCACGGGAGAAGGTGCCTCCCAAACTGGGCAGCCTGATGGTGAAGTTTCATGgcaaggagaagatgaaggaatTGGTTCGACTCCAACTTGTGAGGGGTGCCCAGATTGCCCTCGCATTTGTGCGAGTCAACGGCCCGGAGTTGGATTTTTGGCGAGTTGCTACACTGCCAGCTACTCTCACCCAGGGTATAAAGTCGTTCCTGGAGGCTGGGCAGGCAGCGGCGCTGCAGATGATCCACAGTGGGAAGCAGCCGAGGAGGATACCATACCTCTTAGTAGATAGTCATgtagttcttcttttttgtaaaGAATATTCTACCGGGTGCACGGTCAGCGCTCCCGGGGGAGCGCCCCCCGAGTCTGGTGACGACTGTTTGCAGTGGTGA